A window of Deinococcus sp. HSC-46F16 contains these coding sequences:
- a CDS encoding HD domain-containing phosphohydrolase, which translates to MTGARKDNLWPAGTRETPGAAPPAGAHSGPRRWAAALLGLTLMTGGFTLLLLRSAEHERATLLLLADTTAAVQHHRALIWQAAGTGTAPGLPEEVRECRVRLRTLHARLLSAEERERTAPVPLTLPGFPPSRTREGPWSLAPVAAELGELLRGDGLLREGGEVPASLHPARLGRLIAGVRAAREAEARRVTALAAGVSLLALLFTLLTVALLARRSQLSRLRVEALEREREEERGREHRDSLTGLLNRRGLARRYGELSAAGDLTVTMLDLNRLQAINEAGGHAAGDERLRQVAQALGRAAGPGAALARWGGDEFVMLRPGGELAGAQQVAAEVRAALREEGDLPPFAHGTVAVGRGTPLGRALALADAAMYEDKERQRQALAAAGAGAEPGPTVEDFTARLEALETPQEVVQEGLSLARRLLGFEVSARLEYGGERFVARHVDGTLEPQALAVLQGMVYREGVGLAGQALLRGTTVWSSDYASEPLSLACWRRCGLKSVVIVPVRSGGRVTGAVGLLNFSSWRVITPQVRRLLEAVAFRLGHAAEQQRAVQEVRHALHSGVLALGVALEARDLETAGHTERVVALSVALGERLGLGGQRLEALRQGASLHDIGKLTIPDAVLLKPGKLTPEEWAVMQEHAGRGAAIAGRLSGLLPGTLDVIRSHHEKWDGSGYPDGLAGEAIPLVARVFAICDVYDALTQARPYKRAWTHEEALAELRTQSGRHFDPAVVTAFLEIVDTVDLQAAGSSGAHRDAAFQGGS; encoded by the coding sequence GTGACCGGAGCGCGGAAGGACAACCTGTGGCCGGCCGGGACCCGCGAGACGCCGGGCGCCGCCCCTCCCGCTGGCGCCCACTCCGGACCGCGCCGCTGGGCCGCCGCGCTGCTGGGCCTGACGCTGATGACCGGGGGGTTCACGCTGCTGCTGCTGCGCTCGGCCGAGCACGAGCGGGCCACCCTGCTGCTGCTGGCCGACACCACGGCGGCGGTGCAGCACCACCGCGCCCTGATCTGGCAGGCCGCCGGGACCGGGACGGCGCCGGGGCTCCCGGAGGAGGTGCGGGAGTGCCGGGTGCGGCTGCGGACCCTGCACGCCCGGCTGCTCTCGGCCGAGGAGCGCGAGCGCACGGCCCCGGTGCCGCTCACGCTGCCGGGCTTTCCACCCAGCCGCACGCGGGAGGGGCCGTGGTCGCTGGCCCCGGTCGCGGCGGAACTCGGCGAGCTGCTGCGGGGAGACGGGCTGCTGCGGGAAGGCGGCGAGGTGCCCGCCAGCCTGCACCCCGCCCGGCTGGGCCGCCTGATCGCGGGGGTGCGGGCCGCGCGGGAGGCCGAAGCGCGGCGGGTGACGGCCCTGGCGGCGGGCGTGAGCCTGCTGGCGCTGCTGTTCACGCTGCTGACCGTGGCGCTGCTGGCGCGGCGCTCACAGCTCAGCCGCCTGCGGGTCGAGGCGCTGGAACGGGAGCGGGAAGAAGAGCGCGGGCGCGAACACCGCGACTCGCTGACCGGGCTGCTCAATCGCCGGGGGCTGGCGCGGCGGTACGGGGAGCTGTCGGCAGCGGGCGACCTCACGGTCACCATGCTGGACCTCAACCGCCTCCAGGCGATCAACGAGGCCGGGGGGCACGCGGCGGGCGACGAGCGTCTGCGCCAGGTCGCGCAGGCGCTGGGCCGCGCGGCCGGGCCGGGGGCCGCGCTGGCCCGCTGGGGCGGCGACGAGTTCGTGATGCTGCGGCCCGGCGGCGAGCTCGCGGGGGCGCAGCAGGTCGCCGCAGAGGTGCGGGCGGCGCTGCGGGAGGAAGGTGACCTGCCCCCCTTCGCCCACGGCACGGTGGCGGTCGGCCGGGGCACGCCCCTGGGCCGCGCCCTGGCCCTGGCCGACGCGGCGATGTACGAGGACAAGGAGCGCCAGCGTCAGGCCCTCGCGGCGGCGGGAGCAGGCGCCGAGCCGGGTCCCACCGTCGAGGACTTCACCGCCCGGCTCGAAGCCCTCGAAACCCCTCAGGAGGTGGTGCAGGAGGGCCTCTCGCTGGCCCGGCGGCTGCTGGGTTTCGAGGTCAGCGCCCGGCTGGAGTACGGGGGAGAACGCTTCGTGGCGCGGCATGTCGACGGCACGCTGGAGCCGCAGGCGCTGGCCGTGCTTCAGGGCATGGTCTACCGCGAGGGGGTGGGGCTGGCGGGGCAGGCCCTGCTGCGCGGCACGACCGTCTGGAGCAGCGACTACGCCTCCGAGCCGCTGTCGCTCGCCTGCTGGCGGCGCTGCGGCCTCAAGAGCGTGGTGATCGTGCCGGTCCGCAGCGGCGGGCGGGTGACCGGCGCGGTGGGCCTGCTCAACTTCAGCTCGTGGCGGGTGATCACCCCGCAGGTGCGCCGCTTGCTGGAGGCGGTCGCGTTCCGCCTGGGCCACGCCGCCGAGCAGCAGCGGGCGGTGCAGGAGGTGCGCCACGCCCTGCACAGCGGCGTGCTCGCGCTGGGGGTGGCGCTGGAAGCCCGCGACCTCGAAACGGCCGGGCACACCGAGCGGGTGGTGGCCCTCAGCGTGGCGCTGGGCGAGCGGCTGGGGCTGGGCGGGCAGCGGCTCGAGGCCCTGCGGCAGGGGGCTTCCCTGCACGACATCGGCAAACTGACCATTCCCGACGCGGTGCTGCTCAAGCCCGGCAAGCTCACCCCGGAGGAATGGGCGGTCATGCAGGAACACGCTGGGCGCGGCGCCGCCATCGCCGGTCGCCTGAGCGGACTGCTGCCCGGCACCCTGGACGTGATTCGCAGCCACCACGAGAAATGGGACGGCAGCGGCTACCCCGACGGCCTCGCGGGCGAGGCGATTCCCCTGGTGGCCCGCGTCTTTGCCATCTGCGACGTGTACGACGCCCTGACCCAGGCCCGCCCCTACAAGCGGGCCTGGACCCACGAGGAAGCGCTGGCCGAGTTGCGGACGCAATCGGGGCGGCACTTCGACCCGGCGGTCGTGACGGCCTTCCTGGAGATCGTGGACACGGTGGACCTCCAGGCCGCAGGTTCCAGCGGGGCGCACCGGGACGCCGCTTTCCAGGGCGGGTCCTGA
- the galK gene encoding galactokinase, translating to MNSFEDVFGQAPTVTARAPGRVNLLGEHTDYQGGYVLPTAIPQQATVRLAPNGTGEHHVYAADLDEHATFGVGQNAAGGFARYVAGALALGGAREGLNVHVTSDVPMAAGLSSSAALEVASLRALRELGVLNADDEALALLAQRVEHEYVGVKSGILDQMASTFARAGQMLFLDTRTLHRETLPLPGDAEVLVIDSGVPRQLADSGYNERRAQVEEAARLLGVPELRDVADPAAVEGLPSPLRERARHVVTENGRVLEAVVPGVSPEHFGRLMNASHASLRDDYAVSHPVVDALVAALQAHRDVYGARMTGAGFGGSLVALVRSGTAAAVGDAVMGAGDGRARRVVP from the coding sequence ATGAACAGCTTTGAAGACGTTTTCGGCCAAGCGCCCACCGTCACCGCCCGCGCTCCGGGCCGCGTCAACCTGCTGGGCGAACACACCGACTACCAGGGCGGGTACGTCCTGCCCACCGCCATCCCCCAGCAGGCGACGGTGCGCCTCGCGCCCAACGGCACGGGCGAGCACCACGTCTACGCCGCCGACCTGGACGAGCACGCGACCTTCGGGGTCGGACAGAACGCCGCCGGGGGCTTTGCCCGCTACGTGGCGGGAGCGCTGGCGCTGGGGGGAGCGCGAGAAGGCCTGAACGTCCACGTGACGAGCGACGTACCGATGGCCGCCGGACTCTCCAGCAGCGCGGCGCTGGAGGTGGCCTCGCTGCGGGCGCTGCGCGAACTGGGCGTGCTGAACGCGGACGACGAGGCGCTGGCCCTCCTCGCCCAGCGGGTCGAGCACGAGTACGTGGGCGTCAAGTCGGGGATTCTGGACCAGATGGCGAGCACCTTCGCGCGGGCGGGGCAGATGCTCTTTCTGGACACCCGCACCCTGCACCGCGAGACGCTGCCGCTGCCGGGGGACGCGGAAGTGCTGGTGATCGACTCCGGGGTGCCCCGTCAGCTCGCGGATTCCGGCTACAACGAGCGCCGCGCCCAGGTCGAGGAAGCGGCCCGGCTTTTGGGCGTGCCCGAGTTGCGGGACGTGGCGGACCCGGCGGCGGTGGAGGGCCTGCCCTCGCCCCTGCGCGAGCGTGCCCGGCACGTCGTCACCGAGAACGGGCGGGTGCTGGAGGCGGTGGTGCCGGGCGTGTCCCCGGAGCACTTCGGGCGGCTGATGAACGCCTCGCACGCCAGCTTGCGGGACGACTACGCGGTCTCGCACCCGGTCGTGGACGCCCTCGTCGCGGCCCTGCAAGCCCACCGGGACGTGTACGGGGCGCGGATGACCGGAGCGGGCTTCGGCGGGTCACTCGTCGCGCTGGTGCGATCGGGGACGGCGGCAGCGGTCGGAGACGCGGTGATGGGGGCTGGGGACGGCCGGGCGCGGCGGGTGGTGCCGTAG